A part of Verrucomicrobiota bacterium genomic DNA contains:
- a CDS encoding SDR family oxidoreductase, which translates to MNDGLKGRTALITGASSGMGIDYARELARRGADLILVARRADALERVAKEVRQNHGSQVRVTPADLAEAPARERLYQELEAEGRRIDLLINNAGFGLFGNFVGSDWERVNQMLQLDVVALSHLTRLFTPGMVERRWGRILLIASTAAYQPVPTYAAYGAAKGYVLSFGVALNYELRGTGVSCTVACPGVTSTEFFQVAGQRQTLYQRMTVMPSRTAAELALKALFAQRPSIVIGGVNAFMARTVRFMPRTWAATLAHLLMKN; encoded by the coding sequence ATGAATGATGGACTCAAGGGGCGCACGGCACTGATTACCGGTGCGTCGAGCGGCATGGGGATCGATTACGCGCGTGAACTCGCACGGCGCGGCGCGGACCTGATCTTGGTGGCACGCCGGGCGGATGCACTGGAACGGGTAGCCAAAGAAGTGCGCCAAAATCATGGAAGCCAGGTTCGCGTCACGCCGGCTGATCTCGCCGAAGCGCCCGCTCGGGAACGCCTGTACCAGGAACTTGAGGCGGAGGGCAGGCGGATTGACCTGCTGATAAATAATGCAGGATTCGGCTTGTTTGGCAACTTTGTTGGATCCGATTGGGAGCGTGTGAACCAGATGTTACAGCTTGACGTTGTAGCGCTCAGCCACCTGACCCGACTATTCACGCCGGGCATGGTCGAGCGCCGCTGGGGTCGCATCTTGCTCATTGCTTCCACGGCGGCGTACCAGCCTGTGCCGACTTACGCCGCGTATGGAGCGGCCAAAGGTTACGTCTTATCGTTCGGCGTGGCCCTCAATTACGAACTACGGGGTACGGGCGTAAGCTGCACAGTGGCCTGCCCGGGAGTCACCTCTACGGAATTCTTCCAAGTTGCCGGTCAACGCCAAACCCTGTATCAGCGGATGACGGTCATGCCAAGCCGCACGGCAGCTGAGTTGGCTCTCAAAGCGCTCTTCGCTCAGCGTCCGTCCATTGTGATCGGCGGAGTGAACGCCTTTATGGCCCGGACCGTGCGTTTTATGCCCCGCACCTGGGCTGCAACTCTGGCTCACCTGCTCATGAAGAACTGA